The window GAAATATTAAGTCCAAAACTGCAAATTGAATGAAGAAAAAAAAATAAAAACAATAATTTAATAACTTCTAGAGTAAAGCAGCATCAAAACAAATCATTTTCAGTTGGGAATTTGAGATGGCAGAACAGAGGAAAAATAGATCACACTGTAACAAGTAGAATTTGACCTGTATGGAAAAATGGGAACAAGTTGGCCGTATTCTATGTCAATACAAGAAGCTTTGAAAGTTCTACAACTATTATTTGGGTATTATTATTCTTATGGAGCAGAATATTAAATTAAAGAAACAAACAAATTCATTCAATGAGACTGCAATAGTAACAAAAGAGTGAATAGAAAGATAAATGAAAACATGTTTAAATCTATCTATTAGAATAAAAAGTAGTAATGATGAGTAATAACAGAAGGCACTGCCATAATGAACTTAATACAGAGTAGTAAACACACCTATGACCAAAGCAAGAGATGGATGTAAAAGAAATGATAAAAGAGTCCAACCTAGACTAATATGAACCGAGTAATACAAAAGGCTTTAAACACAATGATAATACACGACTTCAATGTTGGCAACTCGACTGATAATCTAGGAACAATGTAAGGATATGGCGATGATAAGGATGAAATTTGATGTACTGTTTAAACTTCAGCATTAGGTTAAACTACAAACGAATTACATTACTATACTTGTGGTACAATAGTAAAGGAGAAATAAAAACCTTATATAATGCTAACTGAGGCCAAAATCTTCTCCTAGCTCCTCCTACCGTTACTCTAGATTATGTTGGCAATTCATGAATTTCAAATATGCAGTTAATATTTTATTGTTTTATATACAACAGCAGTGCATATTAAGCATTTGAAATGAACACGAAAATTTAATTTTAATGGCATATGGTATGTCTCTCTTGATGACATTGACCCTTTAAAAAGTTACCAAACTTTTTCGGTGACAATCGTATTGTGTTTGCCGAATATTTAATCATATAGGAGGTGCCAAAGTGCCAACTCCAATAGAGAAAACATGCCTTTAAAGAACTTCTCCCGTGAAAACTTGAGCAATACATGCATTAAAGACAATGTAGGGATTTAAAGGGACCATCTAAAAGGTAAACACTACTGATCTATATTACGAAATTCATCTTCCTTGTAACATCTAAACTACTCCTACACGAAAAGAAAACTTACCGATGTCCTCCCTTAAAACGTGTGCATGCAATTGTACACGAAGTGAATTCATCAGATACACTCTAATATGAACAAAGTACCTACCAAAAATTCCATGCCTGAAAAAAAAATAGCACAGGAAATACTTGAATGATCTATGAATAACAAGTACCATGCAGAACTTTATCTTGCTTGCACTCCATGTTGGATCAAATTGAAGTTCTGTGTTGCAGCTCTCTTCACTATAAGAGCCTTCAAAGTTTTTTCCGAACAAACCTAATACAACCACGGTAACTGGAAAGATTATATCACCATATACACTATCCAATAACACTAATATCCGGTAAAGTGAGTAGAAGCGCTTGATATGGAGCAGAAATATAAATAAACAAAAGGACCCTAAACATAAACAGTGATACATTGCGACCTTCTCATAGTAAAATACAATAGTTACTTTCAGAAGAAGACATCGCCACACACCAGCTATAAGCACATACAAACTTACAGTGTGAACCTGTTCAAATAATTGCATGTAAAATAAAACAATTACAAATGGCTCCAAAACTTAACTGGACACTGAATCTGGCAAAATTATGTCAATAAAAAAATAAAAAAAAATCCATGAAGCTAGTGCAAGAGAAATATGATCGATAATTGGTTCGTAGGAAACCAACCAGATGCTTCATGCCTCAGTTAAAGCAAAATAGAAAAGACATAGAACAGGGTAGCTAGGGACTTTAAACACAGAAGAAACAAATCACATATAATACAGAACTCCTACAGATCCCAGAAGTTTAGAAAAACATGGCCGCAAGTACGTAGGCAAGAAACTGAATTATGTCAAAAATGAAATTCATTAATTTCTCTTAGCAGCCATGAATCTTGGACTTTAAGCAGTTCATGTCTTGGAATTGGACTCGACTTTGCACCTTAAGTTTTCTCCTCTTTCTTCTTATTTTTCCTATACCCTCATGTGCGCCCTAGACTAGTTGTGAAGCTTCGAGTATAATCCCAAAAGACTCTAAACTCACAACTCATGTCTAATATAAACACTTTAAACAGTAGAAAGCAGCAGTAGGATATATACATGGTAACGATGCGTACCTGGGAGCAGGAGCGGAAGTGAGACTGAGGCTCTGCTCTGATTTGCAATTGAAGACTGGGTGTGTTGATGGATGGATTGGATATTTTTGCAATTGGAAATAGGGTCGGCGGCAGAGTGAAGAGTTCAACGTGTCCTCTTTCTTCTAGGACACGTTTAGTGAGGCTTTCTGGTTGCGCTGCCGGGTATGGCTCCGACCCGAACCAACAATGCTTTTAACTTTTTAAGTAGAGAGAAATTGTTTTTATTTTTTATTTTTTATTTTTTAACCAAACAACAAAATAGAGAAACACTTTGATTTCGTTAATTAAATTTTGATGGCTCATTCGTTAACAACACTCAAGCATCTCCAGGGTTTGTCATTAGAATTGCCAGGGACTGATTATTGCTTCTACAAAACATCTTGGACACTTTAATGTTCTGATTACTTGAAGATTTTAATTGACTGCATCAACAAGAAAATTGCAACCTCGTGAAGAATCACAACTTTAGTCCATGATGCTAGGATGTTGACCGCCAAGTTCCAGTATATTGAGTTCACTCATATTTGAAGGGAAGTTAAATTTGTGGCATATATTTTAACATCTTTTGGTCATTCTATGTTATTTTGACTTTCTTAGTTTAAACTATGTTAAAAGATTTTCTTCGCATTTTTCTTTTCTTACATAGAAACAAAATAGAGAACAAAAAATAGAGAAACACGTCACTAAATTTAAATTGCCTTGTACCACATTGGTCTCAAGTATGTAGTGCACGACTGAAAACGGAAAGCCGCCCCGCTCTCTTTCTCTCTCTCTCTCTGCAGCTTCGAGACCCAATAAAACCCCTAAACGGAACTCTTTTTTCTCATTTTATTCAATTTCGTATTCCATCCCAACGCGATTCCGAAACCCTAATATTCCATCTTAAACTGCGCCGGAAATGTCGCCGGCGGCGGCGGACTTCCGGTCCCCGATTACCTCCCCACTATCCAAACCCTCCGCCCATCCTCAAAACCCCTCGGACGAGACGCCTTCCTCTAACCCCTTCAATTTCAATGCTCTCGGCTCCGACGGTCCAAATGTGCCGTCACGATCAGCTCGGTCGCGGCCGAGGCTGGTGAAGCATAGGAAGCAGCACGCGAGGTCGAGAACTTGGCTGGCCGAGCCGGGCCCGGAGCTCAACCCGTTTCGCTCGGTAAGTGCTGCTGATACTAGTGCTTCTAATCAGTTCACTTTTTCGAGTGTTGGTGAGGGCTTTGTGTTTGGCGCTAAATTGAGCGGTATTGGTGAGAAGGCTGGGGATGGTGGAGATTTCAATGAACTTGAGAGTGTCGCTAATCAGGATGATTTGGGACCGAGTTCTAGGGAGAGTGGAGCAGCTAAGACTGATGCAAATTTGAGTAGCGAAAATGGAGAATCTGCTGGATATGTTGAGAATCTTGGTGACTCAGGGTGTAGTTCAAATGTAGGGGAACGTGAATATTGTGAAAATGAGGGGACTGAGAGTCAGGGAACTGGTAATGAAGCTGAGGGAAGGAGCTATAGTGGTGTTGGTTTTGTGTTTGGTTCCAGTTGGGGAGGTTCAAGTTCATGTTTTCATTCGCTAAAGAACGACTCTAGTGGAAATGTGGAAAATTTGGTCGATGAAGTTGGCAGCAAGATGAAAGCTGATTCTTTCAAATTTAATAATGGGGAGCGCTCGTGCTCAAACAAGGTTCATGAGGAGGGAAGTTTTGCATTTGGAAGTGGGGGCTTGACGGATTCCAAGCTACCTAATTGTCAAGGTGAGGTGAAACCAAGTGATGAAGATTTAGGAGATTGCAAGTCCAAGTCAAACAGTCTGAATGATAAACTGAGTTCTGATTTCAGTGGCAAGTGTAAGCTTGTATTTGAAAGTTGTGAGGTAACTGATGCATCTAGTCATAAAAGTACTAACCATGTTGTTTTTGGAAGCGAGAATAACACGGCTGGTACCACTGGAGCGACTTCTAGTTCTGCTCAGTTTACATTTCAGACGGGTCTTGGCGTCCAAACAAATGGTTGTGCTTCGAAAGCATCATCTGCGGGTGGAGTGAAAGGTAAAGATGGAAGTATCTTTACTAGCTCTCTAGACGGATTTGGTGTGTGCTTTGAGGACTTCAACACTCCATTGCGGTTTTCTTCTTGTCTCAAAGAAACTCTAATTCCTGAAATAAATAAAGCGAACATCAATGTGAAGGGTAGATCAGTTAGGGACAAAAGATCAAGGAAGACAAGGGCAAAGTTGAAGAAACCTTCTCTGAGTAAGCAACGGCCAGCTCAGGATAATGTTCCCAAGGAAAGTAGTTGCCAAGGAACCCCAGACTCTCCTGGTTGTTGCTCCCCCATGGATTTCTCTCCTTATGGAGAAACTATAGTTGTTGATCCACATTTAAGGGAATCCTCTGCAACGTCTAATGATTCCATCCACCTAGGCAGTGATACTGCACCTTCTGTCTCCGATGCAACAGTTACTATTGGACCTAATGGTGATGAGGGAGAATTGGCTGCTAAAGGTGATCACATATATGGAAAGGCCGTTGACGAGAATTCTGGTCATTATGGTGAAAGAATATTTGTTAACCATTGTTCCACTAAAGGGTCTGGTTCTGGAGCTGAAACTCCCTGCTTTAGCTCCAAAAATGAGCATGTCAACGGTATCAGTCGTGCTGGTAAGGATTCACAAGACGTTAGAGCTGATTTTGGTCTGAATGTAGAGAATCAAGAACAGGATTGTGGAACACCGTGTTTTGCTTCTGGTTTTGAAAATATGGAGAAGAAACCATTCACCTTTGTTGCGTCATCTTCTGCAGAACGAAGTCCAATAGTGGCAAGGCGTCTACTTCGCAGAGTGAAAAATAAGAAGAAAGTCGGTTGTAATACATTTGTTATAACTCCAAGTACAAATGTTGAGTTTGGAGCTGACAAATCTGCACCCCACTCTAGCACATCATTGTCTTCTGATGTGGTAGAAAAACCTGAGCCGCATGAACAAGTTACGAAAGTGCATATCCCTTCTACTGATGCAACTCATGAGACTTGTGAGAAGTGGCGAATCAGGTGATTATATTTAATGACTGGTGTTAATTTCCTAAAAGAACTATCTCTTTGAAATAGTTTCTTGGACCATTGGCTGTTTGGATATGATTTTTAATTGTCATATTTATATTGCAGATTTTTTTTTTTTTTTGTCTCAATTGGAGATTGTTTTCATGTTCTCTCACATACGTAACAATTTGATTTCTTGCAGGGGCAACAAAGCTTATAGGAACAAAGACTTTTCGAAAGCTGAAGAATTTTACACACAGGGAATAGTTTCTGTTCCTTCAAGTGAAAGGTCGGGAAGCTGCCTTAAGCCCCTTTTACTATGCTATAGCAATCGAGCGGCAACACGGATGTATATGGGCAAGATAAGGGAAGCTTTAGGGGACTGTATGATGGCTACTGCGCTAGACCCCAACTTTCTCAAAGTTCAAATGAGAGCTGCAAAGTAAGTCTTGGTTCCCTTCTTAAAAACATTGACCCTAGTTATAGCTAACAAAGGTTCTTGAAATTTTCTCATTTTCTGATTATTATATTGTAATTTTTTTTTTTTTTTTTTTTTTATGAATTTTAAGCTTTGAAGCATACATTGAGTTTCAAATTGCTAAACTCCTCATAAACTCCATTTGAGGGTTGTAACTGTCATTTTGTTTGTGGAGTATATGGTCTATTCATATCAAGCTAGATATCATCTGGTATTTTGCTGCATCGTTGCTCTCCTGATTGATGCAATATTAAATATGTTTATCTTCACATGATTCGTTTTTTGGCTCTCAGTTTTCATCTTCTTCTGGGTGAAGTTGAAAATGCACAACGGTACTTCAATAATTGCTTGGAATTCGGAACTGGTGTGTGTTTGGATCGAAGAATTGTAATAGATTCTGCTGATGGCATACAGAAGGCTCAGGTACTGCATCTTTTCCTGTCATACTTTTGGGATGGAGGATGTAAGAACTTCATTAATCCTGTCTATCAATTTGTTATTATAGCTCGAGTGTGGTGAGTGTTATTTCAAGCCGAGGAAAAACAGAGAAGAGTGACGGAGAAATATTTATTTTTCTGAAAATGTTTGATATTGAGTATCATGCAGTATGAGCTTGTAGGTTTATAGGTCTGGGTGTAAATTATGAGAGCTGTGGTTGGATAAGTTAATTGAGATCATTTTAGGGATGCAGTGTCTGCCACCCACCCCCCCCCCCCCCAAAAAAACTATATATATATCTTTTGTTACTGTTCTTTTTCACATCCACCTAACTTAGTTATTGTCCTCCAACTTAATGGCCAAACACACGTGGGTGGGGAGAAACATAATTTTGAGACGTGGTGGGGGTGGGGATGAATTTGACATCTTGTGGGATAGAATCCGCTTCTTGCATCTTTTATTGGCTTCAGTTTCTTGGGTATTAAGAAGAGCTCCATTTTGGCAATTCATTGGATGAACGCAGCATCTTTTCAATTCTTTGATTGGTATTTGTGCTGTTGTTTCTAGGAGTTCACTTATTGTGCCTGGGCCACTTATTGTGAGATTTCTTTTTGAATCAATAATTCTGTTGTTACCAAAAAGACAAAAGAAAAATGGAACTTCAAAATGCAACTTATCTGCACTCATGTTCAACAAGAGCAAGTATAAGACAATTTAGCAAACTATTCCCGGTAGCATTCTCATTGTGGATTTTCAAATGAAAGCCAAAGCATCTACCTGTTACTCTAGCTTCTCTGTTGTCTTTTGACATGATGTATGTGGTCTTCAGTTCATATATACTTAGTCTTCATATGCTTGGGGAATCTAATGAAAATGATCTATGTAATCTCTTATTTGCAGAAAGTGACTGAGTATATGAATCGCTCTGCCAAGCTTCTTGAACAGAAAACTACAGATGCGGCTCTTAGTGCCTTGGAAATAGTTTCTGAGGCCTTGTGTATTAGTGACTACTCAGAAAAGTTACTTGAAATGAAGGCAGAGGCTCTGTGTATGGTATGTCTCTGTGAACATATTAGTCTTTACTTGTTTATTTAGTTTATTTTATTAAATCAATTCGTCTTTTGGTGGTTGGTTACTCTTGTAGAAGTAACTGATTGGTGGTCTAAGTAGTTTCTGTTTTTTTATTGGTCACTTACAGTTGAGGAGATATGAAGAGGCAATTCAACTGTGTGAACATAGTATGTGTTTTGCTGAGAAGAACTTTTCTTCGCTGAACAGTGTAGTAAATATGGATGGTGCCGGATGTGAAGATCATCCATATGCTAGGTTGTGGAGGTGGTTCTTCATATCCAAGTCTTACTTCCATTTGGGAAGGTTTGAGGCAGCTCTTAATTTACTTGAGAAGCTAGAGCAAGTGGGATCTATCAAAGACAGGTAATACACTGTAGTCTGGACTATTTATGGACAATCTATCTCTTGAACAATTCTTTTTGATTAGAATGGTGGTCCTCTATTATGAAAGTGCTACTCGCTCTTGGGAGTGTGATAGTCTCCATTTCATAACCCTAGTAGTCTCTTTTCATCAAGACTGGTTGATGAGGTCTTCACAACCACTATAGTTGGTATCTTTTCATTCCTATAATGGGTGGTTTTAAAATTGAAAGAAAGTGGGTAATAGAAAATTTCTTTGATGCATAACCAATTCTATAGTTTCAAGTCCAATCTGGACTTTCGTTTTATTAATGTTATGGCTAGAATATACTGAGTCAAAATTTAACTACAGGTATGAGAGTAAGAACTTGGAATCATCAATTTCATTAGCTGCCACCATACGTGAACTGTTAAGCCACAAGGTAAGCTCTCTTTTGCTTCAATGTATTATCTCAGTTGAATGGAGGATCAGTAGGCAACCATATGAATACGGTCACCTAGTTCTCATGCTTAATATGTGATGTACGTGTTACTTCAATTATGAAGCATCTAATTGTAAGTTGTAACATATGCTGAGTGACTTTCGTAAGTACAAAAGAGAAGTTTAATTGCAGTATTCCTGCTGACTTCCATGTCTAACCTTCTTTAAGATAAATGCTGGTCATTCTAATGTACTGTAACATTTAATGTACACGGGTATATATATTGATGAAGATTGACTTGAACAAGGTTCAGCTATCAGTGTACTGAATTGTTTCTGCTTGTCATATAGAACATTTGCAGTCATCTTTAAAGTTCACTGAGTGACTTCCATGTCTCATCCCTAAGAGAAATGCCGGTCATTCTAATTTACCGTAACAGTTAATGTACACATGTATATGTAATGGTAAAATAATGATTTGAATAAGGTTCAGCTCACTTCAGCTAATTGTTTCTGCGCATCGTTTAGAGCATTTTCATTTATTTTTGTAGTTCAAACTGGAAGTATGAATTAATCATATACTATCTTTCAAAACACAGGACGCAGGGAATGACGCATTTAGATCCGGAAAACATACAGAAGCAGTGGAACATTATACTGTTGCTTTGTCTCGCAATATTGGATCTCGGCCATTTTCTGCAATCTGTTTGTGCAACCGTGCTGCAGCACATCAAGCTTTGGGACAAATTACTGATGCCATTGCTGACTGCAGTCTTGCAATAGCTCTTGATGGAAATTACGCTAAGGTATACCTTATAGTCATATGCTGTTTTACTTTTAGTAATTGTTGATTGATAGCTGATGGACCTTAGGCTGATATCTGATATACCAGTCGGGACAAATGCGTGTAACTGATTGAGTTCATTATTGGGGCTCTTATGTTTGAGCTGCAATGCTATTACTTTGATCTATATACCTGTAGTGGAACAAGTTTTGTAATTGTTTTTCCTAATTTTTCCAAAAGAAGAAAAAAAAGGTGAAAGCAAGTTAATACAATTGATTTTACTGTTTCCTTGTACATGGTCACCCTTGCCTACCTTAACTATGATTTGTAGGACAGGCAGTGTGCGGTAAAGTGAACAGTTGTGATTTTATAAAATGAACTGATCATCACTAGCACAGAATTGCTCTAAACGTGAACAGTTATGTGATTTTATCGACTTGTCATCCGGCTCTTAACAGGCAGTTTCTAGAAGAGCTACCTTACATGAGATGATACGAGACTATGGACAGGCTGCTAGTGATCTCCAAAGACTTATATTTGTACTGGAAAACCAATCTGGTGACAAGGCCAAAGAACCTAACTCACAAGGTAGCTCCACAGGTCGCACACAAGAATTAAGGAATGCTTATCGACATATGCCTTTAATGGAAGAAGAAGCTAAGAAAGGAATCCCCTTCAATTTTTACATCATTCTGTAAGTTCTTAAACCATTAATGTTTTTATGATTCGGCAATCAAAATGCCTTGTTCATATTTGATGTCAAACAACCTAGTTGTTTTTATTCAATCTGTATCGTTAGAGGTTCAAGAATTATTCATAGAAAAATGAACTAAATAAAAAGTTTTTATGTTCTAATTTCTGACTAATAGATAGAAATTTCTGGAATGGGTATCAAAAACTTACTTTGTTCAAAAACATACTTTTGAAAACTGAAGCTAAAAGGCTTCAAAACGTTAAACTTTAATGACACAAGAGCGGTTAGGTTTATTCCTTCGAAGAAATCAAAGGTCCAAAAGTATAAATGGAGAACTCTATGCTCCGGTTGTGGGCAGTTATGTCATTGTTAAAGCTAACTAAGAGTTTTCTTACTACTTTAAAACGGTAAATTTTAGATATAAATTCGAAATAATTGTTGCACTTTTACAAGCAGATTGTTATTGTTGACTAGTTGAGTTCGATGTGCAATCTTATTTTTTGGAGCCTTATGTAAATCTCTGCTAACTTTAATCTCAATTCACAGGGGAATTAAACCATCTGACTCAAGTGCTGACATTAAGAAGGCTTATCGTAAGGCTGCTCTGAAGCATCATCCTGACAAGGTTTCAAACTTCTATATAATCTTCCTTGATAAAGTCGTGCTTGATGATGTTATTGACGATACTTTTTCTTATCTTTCTCCTTTTGCTGTCTTTATTGATGTAGGCTGGTCAGTTCTTGGCAAGAAGTGAGAGTGGAGATGAAGGGCGACTCTGGAAAGAAATCTCTCTTGAGGTTCACAAGGATGCTGACAGACTCTTTAAAATGATTGGAGAGGCATATGCAGTACTTTCAGATCCCAACAAGGTGTTTCTTCCCTTGATAATCTTACTTGAGAGTTATTTATTGAAAATAAATGAATAATTGACCAGCACCAGGGAACCATTTTTTTGCTTCTTTGCATACTATAGATCATATATCTTATAACCTACCGAATATATCAATTTCGCCAGGTCCTAGCAAGTATACATTTGTTATCTCTTTAAGACTCCAAATGTTCTCTTTTTCATGCCATTTTCACAAATTCAGTTTTAAAATTGTCCAGCAACTGTTTTTTTTTTTTTTTTACCTTTACAGTAAGCTTTTCCATTTTACATCCTTTTTGTTTTATCCTTATAACCATGTGTAGAGTTAGATGTTACTTCATTATTCTAAGTGTTATACCTGTCACATAAGTCAGCAATGATTATAGTTTGATGTTTAGAATAGATGACAATAATAGCATATCCTGTTTGAGTCCCGTAAGTTTGTTAGAAGTGCAGATACTTCAATGAAGACGTAGCCCTAACCAAAATCTTATTTTTCTACTAACAGCGCTCAGAATATGATTTTGACGAAGACATAAGAAAATCAGCAAAGGAAAGCAAGGATCACGGCATCTACAGAAAACCTTCAGATGTTCAGAGTCCTAGACGCAGCAGTAATAGAAAACCAGATTTCTATAGCTCTCCATTTGAGAGAAGCTCTTATTGTCGGAACAGTAGGGAGAGTTGGAGGACATATGGAGATTCATTTTCACGTTGGTAAAAGGAACTTGAGAATTGAGTTCTTCTGTACAAGTTTTTTGCTGGTTTTGAAGTGGCCCTAGGATCCATAGCCAGTTAATTGGGAATTTGGTTCTGGCCTGGTGATCAGCCGATCAAGAATTACTTCCATATGTATGAATGCATCCATTCAAAAGCACCGGCCTTCTATGGATATGGATATCTTGAGTTTGGTATCCATATAATCTACAGAAATACAGATGAGGTAAATCAGCTTATCTCAATTCCACAGTAATGTTTGGATATATAACTTGCTACTGTCAGCAGATGACTTGTGCCCGCACCTCTGATCTTCTGCAAGAGCTAGCCGGGATAGAAGAGATTTCTGAGTTTGCTGGGAGAAAAATAGGACAAGTTGTAAGGTCCATTTGTGTCTATATATAAACGATTTTCTTTTCATTGGTAATTTGTTTGTACTACCAATGTTATAATTATAATTGCACTGCATAATGGAAAAGTTGTTCCTTGCTAGTGGTAGACTAGTCATTTGCTTCTCATCTCCAATGTATTTGGTTCTTCACGTTACAGATAATGGGTGATTGAAAAAGAAAAAAGAAAAAGAAAGAATTAACCCAATGAACAAACAAGGGAAGAACCAGTGGAACAAACCAACCAAGAGACACAATTAAGAAACATAAGCTTTCAAATGCCATAGAGCCCTCAATGCTAGTGAGGTATCAATATTCAAAGATGAAGGATAACACCTCAAAAAGTAGGCTTTAGCACCCCGTTTTTACTTGTGTTTCAAATTACCTATCTAGGTTTTTTATTTTGTGTGATTCAAATCACCTAGCTAGGTTGGTATTAGCAGTATCACTGTATCACAAGCTTTTTGTTTCATATCAACTACCTATATATTTGAGTAGGTAGTGTGCTCTGTTGTGATGCTTTGATCATTGATCACAACATTTGGTTTCCCTGTGCTTCTGATCATAGCCACTATGACACTATATATACTTGCACCATTCTACCTTGGTTCCTCCACCTGCAAGCAATTTAGCTCGATCGTTTAGTTGAAAATGGCATTGGCTGCAGCAATCTTTCTGTTTTCTCTTTTCTATTCCCATGTTCTCAATGCTGATGAGCCTTACTACCAATATTTGCAACTATCTTTCCTAAACCCTCGGTCCGCAAAAAAAACAGGTAACTCAAGATCATTTTTCCTTACATGGCCTTTGGCCTACAAACTTAGTCTTTCTCCTGAGCCTATCAGACATGCTTAATTGTTGGCCACCTCTTCCTCCGGTGGCCTCTACATTTGATTCATCTACCGCGGTGGGTTCTTTTTTTACTCCTAACTAATTTGCTTATTTTAATCATATATTTCTAACTAGTGTCCCTCTTCTTCCCTAATCGCTTGAAATCAGACTTAGCACTTGATGGTCCAACATTGTTGACCCGGCGGCGCCGCCAAACCTACCCGTCTCACTAATAACCAGTTTTGGGATCAAGAATATACCAAGCATGGTAGATGCACTAGATTAGATTTTAGTCCAAAGAACTCTTTTTAACTTGGCGGATACTTGGTTTAACCATATTGGCTTAGACAATGATCATGGATTGACAAAGATGGCAAGGAGTCGTTCTGGGTTGGACTCAACCACTTGGCTGACTTGACAGAT of the Fragaria vesca subsp. vesca linkage group LG6, FraVesHawaii_1.0, whole genome shotgun sequence genome contains:
- the LOC101304598 gene encoding uncharacterized protein LOC101304598; this encodes MSPAAADFRSPITSPLSKPSAHPQNPSDETPSSNPFNFNALGSDGPNVPSRSARSRPRLVKHRKQHARSRTWLAEPGPELNPFRSVSAADTSASNQFTFSSVGEGFVFGAKLSGIGEKAGDGGDFNELESVANQDDLGPSSRESGAAKTDANLSSENGESAGYVENLGDSGCSSNVGEREYCENEGTESQGTGNEAEGRSYSGVGFVFGSSWGGSSSCFHSLKNDSSGNVENLVDEVGSKMKADSFKFNNGERSCSNKVHEEGSFAFGSGGLTDSKLPNCQGEVKPSDEDLGDCKSKSNSLNDKLSSDFSGKCKLVFESCEVTDASSHKSTNHVVFGSENNTAGTTGATSSSAQFTFQTGLGVQTNGCASKASSAGGVKGKDGSIFTSSLDGFGVCFEDFNTPLRFSSCLKETLIPEINKANINVKGRSVRDKRSRKTRAKLKKPSLSKQRPAQDNVPKESSCQGTPDSPGCCSPMDFSPYGETIVVDPHLRESSATSNDSIHLGSDTAPSVSDATVTIGPNGDEGELAAKGDHIYGKAVDENSGHYGERIFVNHCSTKGSGSGAETPCFSSKNEHVNGISRAGKDSQDVRADFGLNVENQEQDCGTPCFASGFENMEKKPFTFVASSSAERSPIVARRLLRRVKNKKKVGCNTFVITPSTNVEFGADKSAPHSSTSLSSDVVEKPEPHEQVTKVHIPSTDATHETCEKWRIRGNKAYRNKDFSKAEEFYTQGIVSVPSSERSGSCLKPLLLCYSNRAATRMYMGKIREALGDCMMATALDPNFLKVQMRAANFHLLLGEVENAQRYFNNCLEFGTGVCLDRRIVIDSADGIQKAQKVTEYMNRSAKLLEQKTTDAALSALEIVSEALCISDYSEKLLEMKAEALCMLRRYEEAIQLCEHSMCFAEKNFSSLNSVVNMDGAGCEDHPYARLWRWFFISKSYFHLGRFEAALNLLEKLEQVGSIKDRYESKNLESSISLAATIRELLSHKDAGNDAFRSGKHTEAVEHYTVALSRNIGSRPFSAICLCNRAAAHQALGQITDAIADCSLAIALDGNYAKAVSRRATLHEMIRDYGQAASDLQRLIFVLENQSGDKAKEPNSQGSSTGRTQELRNAYRHMPLMEEEAKKGIPFNFYIILGIKPSDSSADIKKAYRKAALKHHPDKAGQFLARSESGDEGRLWKEISLEVHKDADRLFKMIGEAYAVLSDPNKRSEYDFDEDIRKSAKESKDHGIYRKPSDVQSPRRSSNRKPDFYSSPFERSSYCRNSRESWRTYGDSFSRW